One Leptospiraceae bacterium genomic window carries:
- a CDS encoding energy transducer TonB, translated as MQDVLPLEVSPGENKKNSIQKLVIAGLSFLCWVSPMLGLGVFFPLGVLVLYQQNQKLRIAAFQSLILQIFINLVFYPMDLYSLYSFETEAFLMALKQEYAGVFFLFWGFVGLILLFLEARFLIRKYGALHLFQTKSNSLSANPEYRQVMSETDTWSSFNDKLEREPIKKALVKKENSFFRTFVSVIIVWIIAIVWFFCLCYLFAMLNTENYAYEETLKLLDQMFKGDSALYLWFMTLLSASSFLGRKGLISILRRPYLSLYLHSKLAKSPTSDFFGDSYTKKRRYARIRERILPGWGHIYLQRYWKGFPILFSFLLIFFFLVTAIVFYTDATFGLNFLRSLGLKPGVHDKEFIPASQNIVYPVSLALMLSVIYIFANSLLGRSLHKDGEPIEERGLESGFTNNVYLSLLAHLIIIAVLFIVPERLQRNSNSKKKQDLSKQHYQPEKMEYYFIDPDIPDEVKDLNGGVIAGTETPSQKDGIKIPDNDPADQGKVKGYVKRIKGKKLPKTYSNYISARMRGPENFMEYWKRAPHPYSCVVAYTITTDGEIVDVILVEGSSYPDQDNLTLELIRSMSPVMPPPNVKGDVRVTELFWNGSIDPDAMPTPLQKDMVLHFDGRFMEEEF; from the coding sequence ATGCAAGATGTTCTACCTCTGGAAGTCAGTCCCGGAGAAAATAAAAAAAATTCGATTCAAAAGCTTGTGATTGCAGGACTTTCCTTTCTATGCTGGGTAAGTCCAATGCTTGGTCTTGGTGTTTTCTTTCCACTAGGCGTTCTCGTATTATACCAGCAGAATCAAAAGCTCAGAATTGCCGCGTTTCAATCTTTAATTCTTCAGATTTTTATCAACCTTGTTTTTTATCCCATGGATTTGTATTCTCTTTATAGCTTTGAAACAGAAGCTTTCTTGATGGCGCTAAAGCAAGAATACGCAGGAGTATTTTTTTTATTCTGGGGGTTTGTCGGATTAATCCTTCTTTTTTTAGAAGCTAGATTTTTGATTCGTAAATATGGCGCTTTGCATCTCTTTCAAACAAAGAGTAATTCGTTATCTGCCAATCCCGAATACAGGCAAGTTATGAGTGAAACAGATACTTGGTCTAGTTTTAATGACAAGCTAGAAAGAGAGCCAATTAAGAAAGCACTTGTAAAAAAAGAAAATTCTTTTTTTAGAACTTTTGTTTCTGTAATCATTGTGTGGATAATCGCAATAGTCTGGTTCTTTTGTCTATGCTATTTATTCGCGATGTTGAATACGGAAAATTATGCTTACGAAGAAACCTTAAAGCTGCTAGATCAAATGTTCAAAGGAGACTCTGCTTTATATCTCTGGTTTATGACTTTGCTTTCAGCGAGTTCTTTTTTAGGAAGAAAGGGGCTAATCTCTATTTTACGCAGACCTTATTTAAGTCTCTATCTACATAGTAAATTAGCAAAGTCTCCTACCTCAGATTTCTTTGGAGATTCTTATACCAAGAAAAGAAGGTATGCACGCATTCGAGAAAGAATTCTTCCCGGTTGGGGGCATATTTATTTGCAGAGATATTGGAAAGGTTTTCCAATTCTATTTTCTTTTCTATTGATTTTCTTTTTTCTAGTTACCGCTATTGTTTTTTATACAGATGCTACTTTTGGTTTAAATTTCTTACGCTCTCTTGGTTTAAAGCCCGGAGTGCATGATAAAGAATTTATTCCCGCGTCGCAAAATATCGTTTATCCGGTAAGTCTTGCACTCATGCTTAGTGTAATTTATATCTTTGCAAATTCTTTACTCGGTCGTTCTCTTCATAAAGATGGAGAGCCAATCGAAGAGCGTGGATTGGAAAGTGGATTTACGAACAATGTGTATTTGAGTCTACTCGCTCACTTGATTATCATTGCTGTTCTATTTATCGTTCCAGAAAGACTCCAAAGAAATAGTAACTCTAAGAAAAAACAAGACCTATCAAAGCAGCACTATCAACCAGAAAAAATGGAATATTATTTTATTGATCCAGATATTCCTGATGAGGTAAAAGATTTAAACGGAGGAGTGATTGCAGGCACCGAAACTCCAAGTCAAAAAGATGGAATTAAAATTCCAGACAATGATCCTGCCGATCAAGGAAAGGTAAAAGGATATGTCAAACGAATCAAAGGAAAAAAACTTCCTAAAACCTATTCCAATTATATTTCCGCCCGTATGCGTGGACCTGAAAATTTTATGGAGTATTGGAAACGTGCTCCTCATCCCTATTCCTGTGTGGTCGCCTATACCATTACAACAGACGGAGAGATAGTTGATGTTATCCTCGTGGAAGGTTCCTCTTATCCCGATCAGGATAATCTTACTCTGGAGCTAATTAGGAGTATGTCCCCTGTCATGCCTCCACCGAATGTAAAAGGAGACGTGCGGGTAACAGAGCTTTTCTGGAATGGCTCTATTGACCCAGATGCAATGCCTACTCCTCTTCAAAAAGACATGGTCTTACACTTTGATGGAAGATTCATGGAAGAGGAATTTTAA
- a CDS encoding PrsW family intramembrane metalloprotease has translation MSLLLAFGSILPWAFFLYILHPGESSRKLLLAFLAICMGILSTAVILYLHPIIWPEVDFKPKKVATILSQTVYIAFIQAGMMEETFKELFILFLGLVFAFNRSARAWTKDIVLIGGFVAFGFALIENYTYISKDNTKVFDMFLGRTIYSSNIHLLINICFSLFLLKSNRQEKLSDKLILIAYAYFLAIMQHGVVDFFLLPGSRFGGWLSTAMFVGIWVWVVRDMRKYVYQET, from the coding sequence ATGAGCCTCTTATTGGCATTTGGCTCTATATTGCCATGGGCTTTCTTTCTTTATATATTGCATCCAGGCGAGAGTAGCAGAAAATTGCTATTAGCCTTTCTCGCTATTTGCATGGGAATTCTTTCTACTGCTGTCATTCTTTATCTTCACCCAATTATTTGGCCTGAAGTAGATTTTAAACCTAAAAAGGTCGCAACGATTTTAAGTCAGACAGTGTATATCGCGTTCATCCAAGCGGGTATGATGGAAGAGACCTTCAAAGAATTATTTATTTTATTTCTTGGGCTTGTGTTTGCCTTTAACCGCTCGGCTAGAGCATGGACGAAAGATATTGTTTTGATTGGTGGATTTGTAGCTTTTGGATTTGCCTTGATTGAGAATTATACTTATATTAGTAAAGACAATACGAAAGTATTTGATATGTTTTTGGGACGAACTATTTATTCTTCTAACATTCATCTTCTCATCAATATTTGCTTTTCCCTCTTTCTTTTAAAAAGCAATCGTCAAGAGAAACTTAGCGACAAATTAATCTTAATCGCTTATGCCTATTTTCTTGCTATCATGCAACATGGTGTTGTAGACTTCTTCTTATTACCCGGATCTCGCTTCGGTGGTTGGCTTTCTACTGCTATGTTCGTTGGAATCTGGGTCTGGGTAGTTCGCGATATGCGAAAGTATGTTTACCAAGAGACATGA
- a CDS encoding histidine triad nucleotide-binding protein, which produces MSVCIFCKIVEKIIPAGIVHESDNCIGFKDLNPVAPNHLLFIPKKHIESVDKMTEEDSHLIGKIIFEMTEYAKANHFSNGGYRIVNNTGADAGQTVFHIHFHLLAGRKMEWPPG; this is translated from the coding sequence ATGAGTGTTTGTATTTTTTGTAAAATTGTAGAAAAGATAATTCCAGCAGGTATTGTGCATGAGAGTGATAATTGCATTGGCTTCAAAGATTTGAATCCTGTGGCGCCAAATCATCTTTTGTTTATTCCTAAAAAGCATATTGAATCTGTAGATAAGATGACCGAAGAAGATTCTCATTTAATCGGAAAAATTATTTTTGAAATGACGGAATATGCAAAGGCGAATCATTTTTCGAACGGAGGTTATCGCATTGTGAATAATACGGGTGCGGATGCCGGACAAACGGTATTTCATATTCACTTTCACTTATTAGCAGGAAGAAAAATGGAATGGCCTCCGGGTTAA
- a CDS encoding ROK family protein, with translation MKKYLGIDVGGGSIRGTVVDKEGKSYFDFSIPTDANATNKDFLEAINTVVKHCLAAVPVDAIGIGTPGPIDIDTGVLISSANLKNLSNLELVSFVRERFHLPVYFNNDANCASLGEYYFGAGKDAKSLVVFTLGTGLGCGLVVNGKVFNGYKGNGMEAGHVTVIKDGALCGCGQRGCVEAYFSTKGLLARYRDLTSIELTNAKEFFAKVEEGERVAKEVLELGVSVFAEGIRNVVHLVNPDRIVFVGGITASYDLFGKSLEEKAKKIIFPVLADHVEFKVGSSVAGSFGAAALTFQHFDS, from the coding sequence ATGAAAAAATATTTAGGAATTGATGTAGGTGGTGGGAGTATTCGCGGAACGGTAGTTGATAAGGAAGGAAAGTCTTATTTTGATTTTAGTATTCCAACTGATGCAAATGCTACCAATAAAGATTTTTTAGAAGCAATCAATACTGTGGTCAAACACTGTTTAGCCGCAGTTCCCGTGGATGCAATTGGAATTGGAACACCGGGTCCGATAGATATTGATACCGGAGTTTTAATTTCTTCCGCGAATCTGAAAAATCTTTCTAATTTGGAATTAGTTTCTTTTGTTCGAGAAAGATTTCATTTGCCTGTATACTTTAATAATGATGCAAATTGTGCAAGTCTCGGCGAATACTACTTTGGTGCAGGAAAAGATGCGAAGAGCCTGGTAGTATTTACACTTGGAACGGGTCTGGGTTGTGGCTTAGTTGTAAATGGAAAAGTATTCAACGGTTATAAAGGCAATGGTATGGAAGCAGGACATGTTACTGTTATCAAAGATGGTGCGTTATGTGGTTGCGGACAACGTGGTTGTGTAGAAGCCTATTTTAGCACGAAGGGGTTACTCGCTCGTTACCGCGACTTAACTTCTATTGAGCTTACGAATGCAAAGGAATTCTTTGCGAAAGTAGAAGAAGGCGAAAGGGTAGCAAAAGAAGTTTTAGAATTAGGTGTATCCGTATTTGCAGAAGGAATTCGAAACGTTGTTCACTTAGTCAATCCAGATAGAATTGTTTTTGTTGGTGGAATTACTGCCTCTTATGATTTGTTTGGAAAAAGCTTGGAAGAAAAAGCGAAGAAGATTATTTTTCCTGTATTAGCAGATCATGTAGAATTTAAAGTGGGAAGCAGTGTAGCCGGAAGTTTTGGCGCTGCCGCTTTAACCTTTCAGCATTTTGATTCATAA
- a CDS encoding glycine--tRNA ligase — MAKDREDSLKQIVAVSKRRGFVFPGSDIYGGLSNTFDYGPYGIEVLQNLKRLWWEYFVHRREDVVGLDSSILLNPTVWEASGHVGNFSDPLMDCKQCKTRIRVDHFLEERKGDGFASGKTLKDLTQVILDEKYPCPSCGSVGTFTEPRSFNLMFKTSHGASEDNSMDIYLRPETAQGIFINFKNIYTATRKKVPFGIAQIGKSFRNEIMARQFIFRTREFEQMEMEYFCEPGTQSDWFTFWVDYCMKWLTETIGLKKENLRIREHAKEELSFYSDRTADIEYKFPFGWGELWGIASRTDYDLTQHEKFSGVDLKYHDQVANKKYLPYVVEPALGLNRLFLAVMSDAYAEEKLEGDEMRTVLRFQSKVAPVKVAIFPLMKKDGLDVKAKEIYHSLMSNWYVDYDDSAAIGKRYRRHDEIGTPFCITIDYDTLKDNTVTLRERDSMKQERIAIADIPKYLLDRIK; from the coding sequence ATGGCAAAAGATAGAGAAGATTCATTAAAACAAATTGTGGCGGTCTCCAAAAGAAGAGGCTTTGTGTTTCCAGGTTCAGATATTTATGGTGGGTTATCTAACACATTCGATTATGGACCATATGGAATTGAAGTATTACAGAATTTAAAGCGATTATGGTGGGAATACTTTGTGCATAGAAGAGAAGATGTGGTCGGACTCGACTCCTCGATTCTATTAAACCCGACAGTATGGGAAGCATCCGGGCACGTAGGTAATTTTTCTGATCCGCTTATGGATTGCAAACAATGCAAGACTCGTATTCGTGTAGATCATTTCTTAGAAGAAAGAAAAGGCGACGGGTTTGCGAGTGGAAAAACCTTGAAGGATTTAACACAAGTTATCCTCGACGAAAAATATCCCTGTCCGTCTTGTGGATCTGTCGGAACATTTACAGAGCCTAGAAGTTTTAACTTGATGTTTAAAACTTCGCACGGAGCTTCGGAAGATAATTCCATGGACATCTACCTTCGTCCTGAAACAGCGCAGGGAATTTTTATTAATTTTAAAAATATCTATACAGCAACTCGAAAAAAAGTCCCATTCGGAATTGCACAAATCGGAAAATCATTTCGTAACGAAATCATGGCAAGACAATTCATCTTTAGAACAAGAGAATTTGAGCAAATGGAAATGGAATATTTCTGTGAGCCTGGAACTCAAAGTGATTGGTTTACTTTTTGGGTAGACTACTGCATGAAGTGGCTAACAGAGACTATAGGTTTAAAAAAAGAAAATCTTCGAATCAGAGAACACGCAAAAGAAGAGCTTTCTTTCTATAGCGATAGAACTGCGGATATTGAATACAAATTCCCATTTGGTTGGGGAGAATTATGGGGAATAGCCTCACGCACAGACTATGACTTAACCCAACACGAAAAATTTTCCGGTGTAGATTTAAAATACCATGACCAAGTGGCTAATAAAAAATACCTCCCATACGTAGTAGAGCCCGCACTCGGACTCAACCGTCTCTTTCTAGCTGTAATGAGTGACGCATACGCAGAAGAAAAACTAGAAGGCGATGAGATGAGAACAGTCCTTCGCTTCCAATCTAAAGTAGCTCCTGTAAAAGTAGCCATCTTCCCTCTCATGAAAAAAGACGGTCTAGATGTAAAAGCAAAAGAAATCTACCACTCACTCATGAGCAATTGGTATGTAGACTACGACGACTCAGCAGCTATCGGCAAACGCTACCGCCGCCACGACGAAATCGGAACTCCATTCTGCATTACCATTGACTACGATACCCTAAAGGATAACACCGTTACTCTGCGCGAGCGTGATTCCATGAAACAAGAACGCATCGCAATAGCGGATATTCCGAAGTATCTGCTCGATAGAATTAAGTAA
- a CDS encoding flippase-like domain-containing protein — protein sequence MKKLFIGILVSVLFVGIIAFKFDFRTEFSKIGDKISYIYLIPITLTQLIGLVIFSFRWRLLLEKKINAKHAISSSFIGYAANMVLPARGGDLFRVFYCRSETDVQYFHLLSKLFIEKVIDFIFVIMTGVISFFIIGLNNPNQKNYTVFTVSGLIILGIVFSLYLIRFQNEFIQMISKKIFTTVNKEKFYKDHIEEHLIDLKDFLQIQKFIYPVILTIVSWFFYFSNYYFVNVMLGGNVTEVEIVFLLFCGAMSLALPSAPSGIGVFHASIISGFLLIGKDTSYGLLYATAVHLISFVNVTFVGLIFYVYWTYRRRHGKPVKPTQTV from the coding sequence ATGAAGAAATTATTCATAGGAATATTGGTCAGCGTTTTATTTGTCGGAATCATAGCATTCAAATTTGATTTTAGAACTGAATTCTCAAAAATAGGAGACAAGATTTCCTATATCTATCTGATTCCAATTACCCTGACTCAATTGATAGGACTCGTGATTTTTTCTTTTAGATGGAGATTGTTATTAGAAAAAAAAATCAATGCCAAACATGCTATTTCTTCTTCTTTTATCGGATATGCGGCTAATATGGTTTTGCCTGCACGTGGCGGGGATTTATTTAGAGTGTTTTATTGTCGTTCGGAGACCGATGTTCAATACTTTCATTTGCTATCAAAGCTTTTCATAGAGAAGGTAATTGATTTTATTTTTGTAATTATGACAGGAGTCATTTCGTTTTTCATTATTGGTTTAAATAATCCAAACCAAAAAAACTACACGGTCTTTACCGTTTCCGGATTAATTATTTTGGGAATAGTATTTTCCTTATACTTGATTCGTTTTCAAAACGAATTCATTCAGATGATTTCCAAGAAGATATTTACCACGGTTAATAAAGAAAAATTTTACAAAGATCATATAGAAGAGCATTTAATTGACTTAAAAGACTTTTTACAGATACAAAAATTTATTTATCCTGTCATATTGACGATAGTTTCTTGGTTTTTCTATTTCTCTAATTATTATTTTGTCAACGTAATGTTAGGTGGAAATGTAACAGAAGTAGAAATAGTATTTTTACTTTTTTGTGGTGCCATGAGTTTAGCACTACCCTCTGCTCCTTCTGGTATCGGAGTTTTTCATGCTTCGATTATTTCTGGATTTCTATTGATTGGCAAAGATACAAGTTACGGCTTATTATACGCAACTGCAGTTCATTTGATCTCTTTTGTTAATGTTACCTTTGTAGGACTTATTTTTTACGTTTACTGGACATATCGTCGTCGTCATGGCAAGCCAGTGAAGCCAACGCAAACAGTTTAA
- a CDS encoding minor capsid protein: MDSADPPISINDIFRNGINDDYINAVTQTNVELINVAYKEHYAKIQELVLKGAREGISSKLIGKEISNLTGVSKSKAEFWAQDQSSKFFGEVTRFNQTSAGYDGFIWRSVRDSRVRLTHRELEGKFFTWKDGSNVAHAQYPGRDYRCRCFAEPAFKDEYRPAIEAQYKAQAEAQRAQIAIQQAEVLGTKSSKEPISNNQIKTTQVVLQNNIQKVAATFIELFNLNQNDLSQITFRSMTASEIGLSASGLYYSANQEIAISLNEPNQKLTLVHELSHWLMDSIGISKIRNNPIFSEMIQIYKSGLPSNISVYYLEDEEIFSRIMEMYVANTKRGEFLNELNRKKKLYKIRGMGSLLDDSKFLKIKPMLENLLRQMGKLK, from the coding sequence ATGGACTCTGCCGATCCTCCCATTTCCATAAACGATATTTTCCGTAATGGAATTAATGATGACTATATTAATGCAGTCACTCAGACGAATGTTGAATTGATTAATGTAGCGTATAAAGAGCATTATGCGAAGATTCAAGAACTTGTTTTAAAAGGAGCACGAGAAGGGATTTCTTCTAAGCTCATCGGAAAAGAAATTTCTAATTTAACTGGTGTATCAAAATCCAAAGCGGAATTTTGGGCTCAAGATCAATCTTCTAAATTCTTTGGTGAGGTAACACGCTTTAACCAGACAAGCGCGGGTTATGATGGTTTTATTTGGCGGTCTGTTCGTGACTCCCGTGTTCGTTTGACTCATCGGGAATTAGAGGGAAAATTCTTTACTTGGAAAGACGGGTCTAATGTTGCTCATGCTCAGTATCCAGGGCGTGATTATCGTTGTCGTTGTTTTGCGGAGCCTGCGTTTAAGGATGAGTATAGGCCAGCTATTGAAGCGCAATACAAAGCACAGGCGGAAGCTCAACGGGCACAGATTGCAATTCAGCAAGCAGAAGTATTAGGAACTAAATCCAGTAAAGAACCAATTTCAAATAATCAGATTAAAACGACTCAAGTGGTTTTACAAAATAATATACAAAAGGTTGCAGCTACATTTATAGAATTATTTAATTTAAATCAAAATGATTTGAGCCAAATTACTTTTAGAAGTATGACTGCAAGTGAAATAGGATTATCTGCATCAGGTTTATATTATTCAGCAAATCAGGAAATTGCAATTTCATTAAATGAACCAAATCAGAAACTTACTTTAGTTCACGAATTGAGTCATTGGCTCATGGATTCAATTGGTATTTCCAAAATAAGAAATAATCCTATCTTTTCGGAAATGATACAAATATATAAAAGTGGATTACCTTCTAATATTTCTGTTTATTATCTAGAAGATGAAGAGATTTTTTCGCGTATCATGGAAATGTATGTAGCTAATACTAAGAGGGGAGAATTTTTGAATGAACTTAATAGAAAGAAAAAGCTTTACAAAATCAGGGGAATGGGTAGTCTATTAGATGATTCAAAATTTTTAAAGATAAAACCAATGTTAGAAAATCTTTTAAGACAAATGGGTAAACTGAAATGA